One Weissella ceti DNA window includes the following coding sequences:
- a CDS encoding TIGR01457 family HAD-type hydrolase — protein sequence MSKYAAYFIDLDGTIYAGMESFPAAQTFVANLKASDSDHLFVTNNSTKTPEEVAAFLTEQHNIPTSPEEVYTSAMATADYVASRGFERVLMIGEHGLKIALENKGLTIVTEGPADAVVVGLDRDINYAKLAEATLAIQAGAAFIATNGDTNLPNERGLLPGAGTIVAAVKTATQTEPTIVGKPETIIMQEALKRTGLTADQVVMVGDNYQTDILAGINSGMDTLLVYSGVSTPEQVAQKDVQPTHVVNALDEWTF from the coding sequence ATGTCAAAGTATGCTGCATATTTTATTGATCTTGATGGAACTATCTATGCGGGGATGGAATCATTTCCCGCAGCACAAACATTTGTCGCTAATTTAAAAGCATCTGACAGTGACCATTTGTTTGTTACAAATAACTCTACAAAAACACCTGAAGAAGTGGCTGCTTTTCTAACAGAGCAACACAACATTCCGACAAGTCCTGAGGAAGTTTACACAAGTGCGATGGCCACAGCTGATTATGTGGCTAGTCGTGGTTTTGAACGTGTCCTAATGATTGGTGAACACGGATTGAAGATTGCTTTAGAAAACAAAGGTTTAACGATTGTGACCGAAGGACCAGCTGATGCTGTTGTGGTTGGGCTAGACCGCGACATTAATTACGCGAAGTTGGCTGAAGCAACATTGGCAATTCAAGCTGGGGCGGCGTTTATTGCCACAAATGGTGATACCAACTTACCAAATGAACGTGGTTTGTTGCCGGGTGCCGGAACAATTGTAGCCGCTGTTAAGACAGCGACTCAAACAGAGCCAACCATTGTTGGAAAGCCGGAAACAATTATTATGCAAGAAGCGCTTAAGCGCACTGGTTTAACTGCGGATCAAGTTGTGATGGTGGGAGATAACTACCAAACTGATATCTTAGCGGGGATTAACTCAGGGATGGATACATTGCTTGTCTATAGTGGTGTTTCAACACCAGAACAAGTCGCGCAAAAAGATGTTCAACCAACGCATGTTGTGAATGCATTAGATGAATGGACTTTCTAA
- a CDS encoding heavy metal-binding domain-containing protein, which produces MQEILVVTTAEVANFNIVQTHGEVFGQTTRSRNIFSSIGQAFKSSTIGGEIKGYTKLQDSARDEAIERMRQSALELGANAIVMFRFDSNSGSIGDSVTAYGTAVTIEPVN; this is translated from the coding sequence ATGCAAGAAATTTTAGTTGTGACGACTGCTGAAGTTGCTAACTTCAACATCGTTCAAACCCATGGTGAAGTCTTTGGACAAACAACCCGCTCACGTAATATCTTCTCTAGCATCGGACAAGCCTTTAAGTCATCTACCATTGGTGGTGAAATTAAGGGTTACACTAAGCTACAAGACAGCGCTCGTGATGAAGCGATCGAACGTATGCGTCAATCAGCCCTCGAATTAGGGGCAAACGCCATTGTCATGTTCCGTTTCGATAGTAATTCTGGTTCTATTGGAGATTCAGTTACAGCGTATGGAACTGCTGTAACGATTGAACCCGTTAACTAA